From one Rosa rugosa chromosome 4, drRosRugo1.1, whole genome shotgun sequence genomic stretch:
- the LOC133707381 gene encoding UPF0481 protein At3g47200-like has translation MEGSIQLAAPNDIDNPYTSALETSMMEKLDKLFPMSPSRCIYRVPHRLRSVCEKAYTPQVVSIGPLHHGKEILKAMEEHKWRYLQCFIRRNNLSLKDCIKIVRDQETSLRSCYSEAIEVQSDELISIILVDAVFIIEFLLRYSYLELRDENDCIFGPPEMISDICPDLMMLENQLPFFILEHLFSLDIYSTPFEDTDTLEDFGRPSILHLCYQFLNHSGRCIGGTFDNLKAVSEEEVQHFVDFLRKLYIAPIFESQSAGQPNQVTAPSIEELHRAGVKFKFGSTKNLFDIRFKDGILEIPKLVIWDETELVLRNLIAFEQCLCEDNYISDYVHIMDQFVNTPKDVELLVHYGIVEHMLGGGNNELSTMINSLTRMVNIYPTKFYYGTVCEDLNKFRSLLWQTRIANLRQNYFNTPWKTISFIAAVFLLILTAVQTICSIISLKP, from the coding sequence ATGGAAGGAAGTATTCAATTAGCTGCTCCAAATGACATAGATAACCCGTACACGTCAGCATTAGAAACTTCGATGATGGAGAAGTTAGATAAGTTGTTTCCTATGTCTCCTTCGCGTTGCATCTACCGGGTTCCTCATCGACTACGATCTGTATGTGAAAAGGCCTACACACCTCAGGTAGTTTCTATAGGCCCACTTCATCATGGAAAAGAGATCTTGAAAGCCATGGAAGAACATAAATGGAGGTACCTACAATGTTTTATACGTCGCAACAATTTAAGCCTCAAGGATTGTATAAAAATAGTCAGGGACCAAGAAACAAGTTTGCGAAGTTGTTACTCAGAGGCCATTGAGGTTCAAAGTGATGAATTGATAAGTATCATTCTAGTGGATGCTGTCTTCATCATTGAGTTCTTACTTAGGTACTCATACCTTGAATTGCGAGATGAAAATGACTGCATATTTGGACCTCCAGAGATGATAAGTGATATATGTCCTGACTTGATGATGCTTGAAAATCAGCTGCCCTTCTTCATTCTTGAGCACCTATTCAGTTTAGACATATATTCAACCCCTTTTGAGGACACCGACACACTTGAGGATTTTGGGAGGCCTTCAATATTGCATCTTTGTTACCAGTTTTTGAATCATAGCGGAAGATGTATCGGGGGAACGTTTGATAATTTGAAGGCCGTATCTGAAGAAGAAGTGCAACATTTTGTTGATTTCCTTAGAAAGCTTTATATAGCACCTATATTTGAATCACAATCTGCAGGACAACCCAACCAAGTAACAGCACCTAGCATCGAAGAGCTACACCGGGCAGGAGTCAAGTTTAAATTTGGATCCACCAAAAACTTGTTTGACATAAGATTCAAAGATGGGATTCTGGAAATTCCAAAATTAGTGATATGGGATGAAACGGAGCTTGTGCTTAGAAATTTAATTGCCTTTGAACAATGCCTTTGTGAAGATAATTACATTAGTGATTATGTTCACATCATGGATCAGTTTGTGAACACCCCAAAAGATGTGGAGTTGCTTGTTCATTACGGAATTGTTGAACATATGCTAGGAGGTGGCAACAATGAATTGTCTACCATGATTAACAGCCTTACAAGAATGGTTAATATTTACCCAACGAAGTTCTATTATGGTACTGTTTGTGAAGATTTGAACAAGTTTCGCAGTTTGCTGTGGCAGACAAGGATAGCAAATTTGAGACAAAATTATTTCAACACACCTTGGAAAACTATTTCTTTCATTGCAGCAGTTTTTCTACTCATACTCACTGCTGTTCAAACGATCTGCTCAATTATTTCTCTGAAGCCTTAA